The following proteins come from a genomic window of Nothobranchius furzeri strain GRZ-AD chromosome 1, NfurGRZ-RIMD1, whole genome shotgun sequence:
- the shisa3 gene encoding protein shisa-3 homolog has product MVRLLGCLLLGYLTWNLRISDAQGEYCHGWLDANGNYHEGFQCPEDFDTLDATVCCGSCALRYCCAAADARLDQGVCTNDREVDNTEYAAQPVYVPFLMVGSIFIAFVVVGSLVAVYCCTCLRPKQPTQQPIRFSLRSSQGETIPMILTTAPPSLRAPSRQSSTATTSSSSASGGSSTRRFSLGGQQQQHGCLVSATVSSSASTPTQAPQTLLPPPPPPYTSPPAPMTGGIHQPSHPTQSASFLLPQQYFLPLQPDSFSAAKGFADFGQS; this is encoded by the exons ATGGTGCGTCTGCTGGGCTGCCTGCTGCTGGGATATCTGACCTGGAATCTGCGGATATCGGACGCCCAGGGAGAGTACTGTCATGGCTGGCTGGACGCAAATGGGAATTATCATGAGGGCTTCCAGTGTCCAGAGGACTTTGACACCCTGGACGCGACGGTGTGCTGCGGCTCGTGCGCGCTGCGCTACTGCTGCGCCGCGGCGGACGCACGGCTGGACCAGGGCGTCTGCACCAACGACAGAGAGGTGGACAACACCGAGTATGCAGCGC AACCCGTCTATGTTCCCTTCCTGATGGTGGGGAGCATCTTCATCGCCTTCGTTGTGgttggctctctggtggccgtgtaCTGCTGCACCTGTTTGCGGCCCAAGCAGCCCACTCAGCAGCCCATCCGCTTCTCACTCCGCAGCAGCCAGGGGGAGACCATCCCCATGATCCTCACCACGGCCCCCCCGAGTCTGCGCGCACCGTCTCGACAGTCCAGCACGGCCACCACCAGCTCCAGCTCGGCCAGCGGGGGCAGCTCGACGCGGAGGTTTTCTCTGGGAGGccaacagcagcagcatggatGTCTGGTGTCTGccaccgtctcctcctctgcgtcCACTCCCACCCAGGCTCCACAGACTCTTCTtcctccacctccacctccaTACACATCCCCTCCGGCCCCCATGACGGGAGGTATCCACCAGCCCTCTCACCCAACCCAAAGTGCCAGCTTCCTGCTGCCCCAGCAGTACTTCTTACCCCTGCAGCCTGACTCGTTTTCAGCGGCTAAGGGCTTTGCTGACTTTGGACAGAGCTGA